The following are encoded together in the Kribbella sp. CA-293567 genome:
- the guaB gene encoding IMP dehydrogenase — MDITPAGVPDKFAVLGLTFDDVLLQPNESDVIPSEAVTKSRVSRNIEVNIPLVSSAMDTVTEARMAIAMARQGGLGVLHRNNSIEDQAQQVDLVKRSESGMIAQPITIGPDATIGEADALCGQYRISGVPVVDNAGVLVGIVTNRDMRFENDPSRPIHEVMTRQPLVTGPQGISADDAIKLLSRHKIEKLPLVDEAGKLTGLITLKDFVKRDQFPLATKDASGRLVVGAAIGFFGEAWKRGMTLIEAGVDVLVVDTAHGHSQAQLDIIRKLKADPATRGVDIVGGNVGTRAGAQALVDAGADGVKVGVGPGSICTTRVVSGVGVPQVTAIYEASLACKPAGVPVIGDGGLQYSGDIAKALVAGADTVMLGSLLAGCEESPGDLVFINGKQFKAYRGMGSLGAMQSGGLRKSYSKDRYFQSDVGSDEKLIAEGVEGQVPYRGPLSAVAHQLIGGLRQSMWYCGSRTVAELQDKGVFVRITSAGLQESHPHDIQMTVEAPNYSGR, encoded by the coding sequence ATGGACATCACACCCGCTGGAGTTCCCGACAAGTTCGCCGTCCTCGGCCTGACGTTCGACGACGTGCTGCTGCAACCGAACGAGTCCGACGTGATCCCGTCGGAGGCCGTCACCAAGTCCCGGGTCAGCCGCAACATCGAGGTGAACATCCCGCTGGTCTCCAGCGCGATGGACACCGTCACCGAGGCGCGGATGGCGATCGCGATGGCCCGTCAGGGCGGTCTGGGCGTGCTGCACCGCAACAACTCGATCGAGGACCAGGCCCAGCAGGTCGACCTGGTCAAGCGCTCCGAGTCCGGCATGATCGCCCAGCCGATCACCATCGGCCCGGACGCGACCATCGGCGAGGCCGACGCGCTCTGCGGGCAGTACCGGATCTCCGGCGTGCCCGTGGTCGACAACGCCGGCGTCCTGGTCGGCATCGTCACCAACCGCGACATGCGCTTCGAGAACGACCCGAGCCGGCCGATCCACGAGGTGATGACGCGGCAGCCGCTGGTCACCGGGCCGCAGGGGATCAGCGCCGACGACGCGATCAAGCTGCTCAGCCGGCACAAGATCGAGAAGCTGCCGCTGGTCGACGAGGCCGGCAAGCTGACCGGCCTGATCACGCTGAAGGACTTCGTCAAGCGCGACCAGTTCCCGCTCGCCACCAAGGACGCCTCCGGGCGGCTGGTGGTCGGTGCCGCGATCGGCTTCTTCGGTGAGGCCTGGAAGCGCGGCATGACGCTGATCGAGGCCGGCGTCGACGTTCTTGTGGTCGACACCGCGCACGGTCACTCGCAGGCCCAGCTCGACATCATCCGCAAGCTCAAGGCCGACCCGGCCACCCGCGGCGTGGACATCGTCGGTGGCAACGTCGGCACCCGCGCCGGTGCCCAGGCGCTGGTCGACGCCGGTGCCGACGGCGTCAAGGTGGGCGTGGGCCCGGGCTCGATCTGTACGACGCGCGTAGTCTCCGGTGTCGGAGTCCCGCAGGTCACCGCGATCTACGAGGCGTCCCTGGCCTGCAAGCCGGCCGGCGTACCGGTGATTGGTGACGGCGGCCTGCAGTACTCCGGTGACATCGCCAAGGCGCTGGTCGCCGGCGCGGACACCGTGATGCTCGGCTCGCTGCTGGCCGGTTGCGAGGAGTCGCCCGGCGACCTGGTCTTCATCAACGGCAAGCAGTTCAAGGCGTACCGCGGGATGGGCTCGCTCGGCGCGATGCAGTCCGGCGGCCTGCGCAAGTCGTACTCGAAGGACCGCTACTTCCAAAGCGACGTCGGCAGCGACGAGAAGCTGATCGCCGAGGGCGTCGAGGGCCAGGTGCCGTACCGCGGCCCGCTGTCGGCCGTCGCGCACCAGTTGATCGGCGGCCTGCGCCAGTCGATGTGGTACTGCGGATCGCGCACCGTCGCGGAGCTGCAGGACAAAGGCGTCTTCGTCCGGATCACCTCGGCCGGCCTGCAGGAGTCGCACCCGCACGACATCCAGATGACGGTCGAGGCCCCGAACTACTCCGGCCGCTGA
- the groL gene encoding chaperonin GroEL (60 kDa chaperone family; promotes refolding of misfolded polypeptides especially under stressful conditions; forms two stacked rings of heptamers to form a barrel-shaped 14mer; ends can be capped by GroES; misfolded proteins enter the barrel where they are refolded when GroES binds) yields the protein MPKILEFDENARRALERGVDKLANTVKVTLGPKGRYVVLDKKWGAPTITNDGVTVAREVELDDPFENLGAQLAKEVATKTNDVAGDGTTTATVLAQALVHEGLRAVAAGVNPMGLKKGIEAAVEAVSKKLIETARPVDDKGDMAHVATISARDAEIGSLIAEAFDKVGKDGVITVEESNTFGTELEFTEGMQFDKGYISPYFITDAEAGEAVLDDPYILISQGKISAVADLLPLLEKVVQSGKTLLIIAEDVDGEALSTLVVNKIRGNFTSVAVKAPGFGDRRKAMLEDLAALTGAQVIAPEVGLKLDQVGLEVLGTARRIVVTKDNTTVVEGAGKSDEIESRVNQIKAEIERTDSDWDREKLQERLAKLAGGVCVIKVGAATEVELKEKKHRIEDAVSATRAAIEEGIVAGGGSALVHAAAVLDNGLDLEGDELAGVRIVRKAVVEPLRWIAENGGYEGYVVTAKVAELEVGSGFNAATGEYGDLLAQGVLDPVKVTRSALANAGSIAALLLTTETLVVDKPEEEEPAAAGHGHGHGH from the coding sequence ATGCCGAAGATCCTCGAGTTCGACGAGAACGCGCGGCGCGCGCTGGAGCGTGGCGTCGACAAGCTCGCGAACACGGTGAAGGTGACGCTGGGGCCCAAGGGCCGCTACGTCGTGCTGGACAAGAAGTGGGGCGCCCCGACCATCACCAACGACGGTGTGACCGTCGCCCGTGAGGTCGAGCTGGACGACCCGTTCGAGAACCTCGGTGCGCAGCTGGCCAAGGAGGTTGCCACCAAGACCAACGATGTCGCCGGTGACGGTACGACCACCGCGACCGTGCTGGCGCAGGCGCTGGTGCACGAGGGCCTGCGGGCCGTCGCGGCCGGCGTCAACCCGATGGGCCTGAAGAAGGGCATCGAGGCCGCCGTCGAGGCCGTCTCGAAGAAGCTGATCGAGACCGCTCGTCCGGTCGACGACAAGGGCGACATGGCCCACGTCGCCACCATCTCCGCCCGCGACGCCGAGATCGGTTCGCTGATCGCCGAGGCGTTCGACAAGGTCGGCAAGGACGGCGTCATCACCGTCGAGGAGTCGAACACCTTCGGCACCGAGCTCGAGTTCACCGAGGGCATGCAGTTCGACAAGGGCTACATCTCGCCCTACTTCATCACCGACGCCGAGGCCGGCGAAGCGGTGCTGGACGACCCGTACATCCTGATCAGCCAGGGCAAGATCTCCGCGGTCGCGGACCTGCTGCCGCTGCTGGAGAAGGTCGTGCAGTCCGGCAAGACGCTGCTGATCATCGCCGAGGACGTCGACGGCGAGGCGCTGTCGACCCTGGTCGTGAACAAGATCCGCGGCAACTTCACCTCCGTCGCCGTCAAGGCGCCGGGCTTCGGTGACCGTCGCAAGGCGATGCTCGAGGACCTGGCCGCGCTCACCGGCGCCCAGGTGATCGCGCCCGAGGTCGGCCTCAAGCTCGACCAGGTCGGTCTCGAGGTGCTCGGCACCGCCCGCCGGATCGTCGTCACCAAGGACAACACCACTGTTGTCGAGGGTGCCGGCAAGTCCGACGAGATCGAGTCCCGGGTCAACCAGATCAAGGCCGAGATCGAGCGCACCGACTCCGACTGGGACCGCGAGAAGCTGCAGGAGCGGCTGGCCAAGCTGGCCGGTGGCGTCTGCGTGATCAAGGTCGGCGCGGCCACCGAGGTCGAGCTGAAGGAGAAGAAGCACCGGATCGAGGACGCGGTCTCCGCGACCCGTGCGGCGATCGAAGAGGGCATCGTCGCCGGTGGCGGCTCGGCTCTCGTGCACGCCGCCGCGGTGCTGGACAACGGCCTGGACCTGGAGGGCGACGAGCTCGCCGGCGTCCGGATCGTCCGCAAGGCGGTCGTCGAGCCGCTGCGCTGGATCGCCGAGAACGGTGGCTACGAGGGTTACGTCGTGACCGCCAAGGTCGCGGAGCTCGAGGTCGGCAGCGGCTTCAACGCCGCCACCGGTGAGTACGGCGACCTGCTCGCCCAGGGCGTCCTGGACCCGGTCAAGGTGACGCGTTCCGCGCTCGCCAACGCCGGCTCCATCGCCGCCCTGCTGCTCACCACGGAGACGCTGGTCGTCGACAAGCCCGAAGAAGAAGAGCCCGCCGCAGCCGGTCACGGCCACGGCCACGGTCACTGA
- a CDS encoding class I SAM-dependent methyltransferase gives MDPSSITLLLTSDGSAVLAETCAAFTPGGELKLVERLRRRYDAAVVTAAVTQASLRHRAAAKFGVTDAARMYFTPDGLEQATRTTVGVHRAARIAHTLPGATVVDLGCGIGGDLISAARAGLRVTGVERDPATAAAAQANLAALGLAGEVLVGDAEAQDVSQYDVVFADPARRADGRRVFDHNAYSPPWSFITDLLTGTACVKVAPGIPHDAVPEGVEAEWVSDAGEVKEAALWSGKLYAGTTRRATLLPSGATVTSAPEVESAPVGQYIYEPDGAVVRAGLVTAVAAAVDGWLVDPRIAYVSSDTLAATPLASAYEVIEELPYKEKALRSWVRAHGIGTLEIKKRGVDFDPAVLRKKLSPKGSATATLIVTRIGRDAVAYSCRRLALPLHSNI, from the coding sequence GTGGACCCCTCATCGATCACGTTACTGCTCACTAGCGACGGGTCCGCAGTACTGGCTGAGACCTGCGCCGCCTTCACGCCTGGCGGGGAGCTGAAGCTGGTCGAGCGACTCAGACGCCGGTACGACGCTGCCGTGGTGACCGCTGCGGTGACGCAGGCGTCACTACGGCATCGCGCGGCTGCCAAGTTCGGCGTCACCGACGCAGCGCGGATGTACTTCACGCCGGACGGCCTGGAACAAGCCACCCGGACGACTGTCGGCGTGCACCGGGCGGCACGGATAGCCCACACCCTCCCCGGAGCAACAGTGGTCGATCTGGGCTGCGGCATCGGCGGCGACCTGATCAGCGCGGCCCGAGCTGGGTTGCGAGTCACCGGAGTCGAGCGCGATCCGGCGACGGCCGCAGCGGCTCAGGCCAACCTCGCGGCACTGGGGCTGGCCGGTGAGGTGCTGGTGGGCGATGCCGAGGCGCAGGACGTTTCGCAGTACGACGTGGTGTTCGCCGACCCGGCACGGCGGGCGGACGGGAGGCGGGTGTTCGACCACAACGCCTATTCGCCGCCCTGGTCCTTCATCACCGACCTCCTGACGGGTACTGCCTGCGTGAAGGTGGCCCCGGGTATCCCCCACGACGCCGTACCCGAAGGCGTCGAGGCGGAGTGGGTCAGCGATGCAGGAGAGGTCAAAGAGGCTGCACTGTGGTCCGGCAAGCTCTACGCCGGTACTACGCGCCGCGCGACCCTACTGCCCAGCGGCGCGACAGTGACGTCGGCGCCTGAGGTCGAGAGCGCGCCTGTCGGGCAGTACATCTACGAGCCGGATGGAGCCGTCGTCAGGGCCGGCTTGGTCACGGCTGTTGCAGCAGCGGTCGACGGGTGGCTCGTGGATCCACGAATCGCGTATGTCAGTAGCGACACCTTGGCGGCGACGCCGCTGGCCTCGGCGTACGAGGTGATCGAAGAGCTTCCCTACAAGGAGAAAGCCCTGCGCTCCTGGGTCCGCGCGCACGGGATCGGCACGTTGGAGATCAAGAAACGCGGGGTTGATTTCGACCCGGCGGTGCTGCGCAAGAAGCTCTCCCCGAAGGGCTCGGCCACCGCCACGCTGATCGTTACGCGGATCGGCCGCGACGCTGTCGCCTACTCCTGCCGCCGACTTGCGCTTCCTCTACATTCGAACATATGA
- the shbA gene encoding RNA polymerase sigma factor ShbA, giving the protein MTEVQVPHTHDRVELRDLAALAGAGDSTALNDLLTRVRAVAHRYVRSRLWTYPGGADMVDDVAQEVCVAVFGALGRYRDEGRPFEAFVYGIAARKVADAQRAFAVADLSTPDLPDGADESPTPEEHAVRHSEVQHIVGLLDRLPEKLREILRLRVVAGMSAEETGRALGMTPGAVRVAQHRALNTLRGFVGHEAKSERGAGEERHG; this is encoded by the coding sequence GTGACCGAGGTCCAAGTGCCGCACACCCATGATCGCGTGGAGTTGCGTGATCTCGCCGCATTGGCCGGCGCGGGTGACTCGACGGCGTTGAACGACCTGCTCACCCGGGTCCGTGCTGTTGCCCACCGCTACGTGCGGTCGAGGCTCTGGACGTATCCCGGTGGCGCCGACATGGTCGACGACGTCGCGCAGGAGGTTTGTGTCGCGGTGTTCGGCGCGTTGGGCCGGTACCGCGACGAGGGGAGGCCGTTCGAGGCCTTCGTCTACGGCATCGCGGCGCGTAAGGTCGCCGATGCGCAGCGTGCGTTCGCGGTGGCGGACTTGTCGACGCCGGATCTTCCGGACGGGGCGGACGAGTCGCCGACGCCGGAGGAGCACGCGGTCAGACATTCGGAGGTCCAGCACATCGTGGGGTTGCTGGACAGATTGCCGGAGAAGTTGCGGGAGATCCTGCGGCTCCGGGTGGTAGCGGGGATGTCAGCCGAGGAGACCGGCCGGGCACTGGGGATGACACCGGGGGCGGTGAGGGTCGCACAGCATCGGGCGTTGAACACGCTCAGGGGGTTTGTGGGGCATGAGGCAAAGTCGGAACGAGGGGCAGGGGAGGAGCGACATGGCTGA
- a CDS encoding peptidoglycan-binding domain-containing protein, giving the protein MALHLPSLPKLSPRKLVVIAAIVASPFVVAGLAANGANDSSSSGADSAAPGGGAPAVQIKADASAAAGQRMDAAAAATPQCLYARLVPVGRTGWGVPMPSVWNSTSTTCNLMLGDDPYRTTSRRGDPDTAIRTLQRNLNYCYGYKLTVDGVYGSNTRGVIKAVQKRHKLAADGIYGPKTRSAMNWRLFSSKTNTWSKACSSPL; this is encoded by the coding sequence ATGGCGCTGCATCTCCCGTCATTGCCGAAGCTGAGCCCCCGCAAGCTGGTGGTGATCGCCGCGATTGTCGCCAGTCCGTTCGTGGTCGCCGGCCTGGCCGCCAACGGCGCGAACGACTCCTCGTCCAGTGGCGCCGACAGCGCTGCCCCAGGCGGCGGTGCGCCCGCAGTACAGATCAAGGCCGACGCCTCAGCCGCGGCCGGCCAGCGGATGGACGCAGCGGCGGCGGCTACTCCGCAGTGCCTGTACGCCCGGCTGGTACCGGTCGGCAGGACCGGCTGGGGCGTCCCCATGCCGTCGGTGTGGAACAGCACGAGCACCACGTGCAACCTCATGCTCGGCGACGACCCGTACCGGACGACGTCTCGCCGAGGCGACCCCGACACCGCCATCCGGACGCTGCAGCGCAACCTGAACTACTGCTACGGCTACAAGCTCACAGTGGACGGTGTCTACGGCAGCAACACCCGTGGAGTGATCAAGGCGGTCCAGAAGCGGCACAAGCTGGCCGCCGATGGCATCTACGGCCCCAAGACCCGTTCGGCGATGAACTGGCGCCTCTTCTCCAGCAAGACCAACACCTGGAGCAAGGCCTGCTCCAGCCCGCTCTAG
- the groES gene encoding co-chaperone GroES: protein MSVTIKPLEDRILVAPLEAEQTTKSGLVIPDTAKEKPQEGEILAVGPGRIDDNGNRVPLDVNVGDKVIYSKYGGTEVKYDGQDYLILGARDILAVVTK from the coding sequence GTGTCGGTCACGATCAAGCCGCTCGAGGACCGTATCCTCGTTGCGCCGCTCGAAGCCGAGCAGACCACGAAGTCCGGCCTGGTCATCCCGGACACCGCCAAGGAGAAGCCGCAGGAGGGCGAGATCCTCGCTGTCGGCCCCGGCCGCATCGACGACAACGGCAACCGCGTTCCGCTGGATGTCAACGTCGGCGACAAGGTCATCTACTCCAAGTACGGCGGCACCGAGGTCAAGTACGACGGCCAGGACTACCTGATCCTGGGCGCTCGCGACATCCTCGCAGTCGTCACCAAGTGA